The following coding sequences are from one Gossypium hirsutum isolate 1008001.06 chromosome A12, Gossypium_hirsutum_v2.1, whole genome shotgun sequence window:
- the LOC107923935 gene encoding COP9 signalosome complex subunit 7 isoform X1 yields the protein MDIEQKQAELIDHFVKKASAQVGSAIGALIVEATSHASLFAFSEILAVPTVAELEGTENSVYLEVLRLFAHGTWSDYKSNSGSLPQLLPDQVLKLKQLTVLTLAETNKVLPYDQLMLELDVTNVRELEDFIINECIYAGIVRGKLDQLRRCFEVQFAAGRDLRPGQLGSMIQTLSNWLGTSDNLLISIQEKIKWADTMSELDKKHRKEVEDKVEEVKKSVAVKADLDFRGIEEIYSEPGGVMDYEEDRIRPKRRRHPLV from the exons ATGGATATCGAGCAAAAACAAGCAGAGTTAATCGATCACTTTGTGAAGAAAGCGTCAGCTCAAGTTGGTTCAGCTATTGGCGCCTTAATTGTCGAAGCGACGTCGCATGCTTCACTCTTCGCCTTCTCCGAGATCCTTGCCGTGCCTACAGTCGCTGAG CTTGAAGGAACTGAAAACTCAGTTTACCTTGAGGTGCTTCGGTTGTTTGCACATGGCACATGGAGTGATTACAAGA GTAATAGTGGTAGTCTTCCTCAACTGCTCCCCGATCAAGTTCTCAAGCTAAAGCAATTGACTGTCCTTACACTTGCAGAGACAAACAAG GTCCTACCATATGATCAACTAATGCTGGAGTTAGATGTCACAAATGTCCGTGAACTTGAAGATTTTATCATCAATGAATGCATATATGCG GGTATAGTCAGAGGAAAGCTGGATCAGCTGCGAAGATGTTTTGAG GTCCAATTTGCTGCTGGAAGGGATTTGAGGCCAGGACAACTTGGGAGTATGATACAAACACTATCAAACTG GTTGGGCACATCAGACAACTTACTCATCTCAATTCAAGAGAAGATAAAATGGGCTGATACAATGAGCGAGTTGGACAAGAAGCATCGGAAGGAGGTCGAAGATAAGGTGGAAGAAGTAAAGAAGTCAGTTGCCGTCAAG GCCGACCTTGACTTTCGAGGGATTGAAGAGATCTACTCTGAACCTGGTGGAGTGATGGACTATGAAGAAGACCGAATCCGACCCAAGAG GAGACGGCATCCATTAGTCTGA
- the LOC107923935 gene encoding COP9 signalosome complex subunit 7 isoform X2, whose amino-acid sequence MDIEQKQAELIDHFVKKASAQVGSAIGALIVEATSHASLFAFSEILAVPTVAELEGTENSVYLEVLRLFAHGTWSDYKSNSGSLPQLLPDQVLKLKQLTVLTLAETNKVLPYDQLMLELDVTNVRELEDFIINECIYAGIVRGKLDQLRRCFEVQFAAGRDLRPGQLGSMIQTLSNWLGTSDNLLISIQEKIKWADTMSELDKKHRKEVEDKVEEVKKSVAVKKLHTVSRPTLTFEGLKRSTLNLVE is encoded by the exons ATGGATATCGAGCAAAAACAAGCAGAGTTAATCGATCACTTTGTGAAGAAAGCGTCAGCTCAAGTTGGTTCAGCTATTGGCGCCTTAATTGTCGAAGCGACGTCGCATGCTTCACTCTTCGCCTTCTCCGAGATCCTTGCCGTGCCTACAGTCGCTGAG CTTGAAGGAACTGAAAACTCAGTTTACCTTGAGGTGCTTCGGTTGTTTGCACATGGCACATGGAGTGATTACAAGA GTAATAGTGGTAGTCTTCCTCAACTGCTCCCCGATCAAGTTCTCAAGCTAAAGCAATTGACTGTCCTTACACTTGCAGAGACAAACAAG GTCCTACCATATGATCAACTAATGCTGGAGTTAGATGTCACAAATGTCCGTGAACTTGAAGATTTTATCATCAATGAATGCATATATGCG GGTATAGTCAGAGGAAAGCTGGATCAGCTGCGAAGATGTTTTGAG GTCCAATTTGCTGCTGGAAGGGATTTGAGGCCAGGACAACTTGGGAGTATGATACAAACACTATCAAACTG GTTGGGCACATCAGACAACTTACTCATCTCAATTCAAGAGAAGATAAAATGGGCTGATACAATGAGCGAGTTGGACAAGAAGCATCGGAAGGAGGTCGAAGATAAGGTGGAAGAAGTAAAGAAGTCAGTTGCCGTCAAG AAGTTACACACTGTAAGCAGGCCGACCTTGACTTTCGAGGGATTGAAGAGATCTACTCTGAACCTGGTGGAGTGA